From Osmerus eperlanus chromosome 16, fOsmEpe2.1, whole genome shotgun sequence:
TTACACGGATTTATGATGGAGTTCCACTGGGAGGGAttaatttacattacattacattattggctACTTTTCGCTTTCTGAGAACTTTCCAAGTATTCAACATATAGCCTTAACAACGTAATAGGGTGCTATCTGGACTATATTTAAGATATATCCACAACACGAATAACAACAGTGGACTATATGAATCTAAGGAAATCATGCGAAACACTATGGTCCTCGTATGAATTGTAACACACCATGACCTTCGCGGTAAGACGTCTCATTTATTATGTCCACCATTCTACCGTCTGCTCCGAAGAACCAAGTGTTGCTATTCCCATGCCAGCGCTCGCTCTGCAGAGTCCCCTGGCATAGAGATATGTCACACATCTGAATTGATCGTGTGACGCTGTTGGTCACGGTCTTGTCTATTGGAATCGGTGAAAGGGTTCGCCTGCTTAACAACCGGCCATTCGCAGACGACAGGTACCAGCCCAATACTCGGTCCGGTATACGAAACGATCAAGTCataagtttatttttattttttggtgTAATCAATCAGTCAATCAATGCATCAGGCAATAAATCAAACATAGTTCATTATAATTTTAAATAAACGGCAGGCCAAATTTATTGCACAAAATGTTAATGTAAAAGTTAGGCAATTCCccaaagcacgcacacacagtggagGGGGAGACGCAAGCTGCATGCTCATTTATTACTGGACAAGTCACATTGACTGGAGAGAAGCGCAAGTGGTGTTCTTCCCACGACTGTGCCCCATGTTGCAGCTTGCGGAGAGGTGCAATAGTCCCTGTATTACAAGTCTTTGTTTTCTCCTTCAGCTAACAAAGTGACCCCCTCCATCTCGATTTGAATAGGAGAGAATACGGGCTTGCCTAAAGAGACCGACCAGTCGGTAGTTCAGGTACCGGCGTAATTTGTTGTGAGGTGTTTGACAAACGGCCTCTCAGGCCACCACTGTGATGCCGGGGAGCCTTTCTCCAGATACCAGTCTGCCCATAATAAACCCGTTCTTGCAGTCAAGAGTGGCCTGCCGCCTCATTGTTGGTTTATTTATTTACGTTGGTTACGTGCCCACAATTGATTTAAGGGCTAGAAGTTAGATACGTTTTGTTGCaggacactttatttcagaCGGACTTCTGTTTGTATTTCTTTAAGCAAATTGTCTTTCATTAACTCCACATGAAAGATACTGTAAGGGTGTCGCTCCCATATTATTCTTTAATTTATTTTTGACCATTGAGGTAAACAGGCTTCCTTTAACGGAGAACAATGCTTCATGGACATTGGTGCATGAAACAAGCCACCAATGTTGTCCAAAATAACCTATAGGTCTATGCGCCACAATGCCTGTTGAAGCAACAATGCCTTTAACAGTTAAAAAACTTATTATTTCACTGAAATCAAAGCATTTATTTTCCCTTTACAAATAAAAAGCCAAATGTCCCTCGTCCCTAGTTTTGTCATACACATTGAAAATGTTATGGTTTACGGAGCTGATTATGAGGATGGTCTGTTGTCAGTTGTTGTTTCAATTACAATTGTATGTACCTAAGAGCGTCGACTATATGTTGTTATTGATGAGCGAGAAACACCCGCGCTTTGTCAGTAAAGTGGTCTCTTActctcttttttatttttcgTTGAGTGAATATAACAGAGAGTGTCCACTGTGTTGCTCGGCGGTCGGGCGACGTAAGGCCGATGATTGATGAACACATCATTATTTCCCTCTTGTCTATCTCCAAGATGACGTGTCATTTCTATGACATTGTTCACAACCCACTGCTTGCTCTGTGGTGTATGGGCATATACGAATTAGTGGACAGACTAGTAGTGCATGGTGGCCTCATAATTAAGTTCTCAATGGAGAGGTCCACGCAGGGGGCTGCAGGCACGAGTGGTCGGTATTGAAAGGATCAGGTACCTGTTTTAAGATGTGTCTTTAGAAGGTGACAGGTTTCTAAAATATTGTGTATATGCCTCTTAAACTATCGTGTTTTGTTCACTTAAAAACGTATCGTCATGGGCTACACGGACGACTCAGAGGGCATgaacacaaaaaagaaaaaagcccTTGAAAACCCTCTCCAAAGCCACATAATGCATCGAAGATATTGATGAATCTTGGAATAGACTTGAATATTAGGCCTACAATACAAATAGCctatagtagcctacattcattaGGGAGAATGTCAACTCAtaaattgttgaaatattttAGTCAGTCAACAAAACAAGCAACAACTATTGTCACACGATAAAAGTAACCTATAATATAAATTAGGTTACGATAAATTAACACAAAGGCCTGCATTGGATCTGGATCCTGTTGTATCTTTCCATTCAATCAAACTGCACGCTGCTCGTTAATACGGGTGCTTGCTATGCAAGCACAAATGGAAGACAAGATGCTTCAATGTGATGTCATCCCTCATATGTTGATGCAGGGGCAGCCTTATGCGTTGACTCTTGTGTTGAATATTCAGGTTAAGGTTTAGGGCGACCTAAAACACAGTAGCCTTGGCTATGACGTCTTAGGACAGAGAGCAGGCTTCACGAGAGAGTTCATATGATTAAAGTGCACAATAACACTAAAACAATGTTGAATATTTAGGctccaacacatttatttaaaaaaaaaacgacaaagtAGGCCAATTGCGTACAGAAATAATGGTGTAAATGATGTGTGCAGTTATATTTTGCCTAAAGGATCCCAATTTCACACTTGTAAATATTGTGTTGGCAGTTTAGTCCCATGCTGTTTTCCTATAGCACAGGAGCAGTGGGTAGAGGCCGACAAGGGGGCGTGGTGGTACGGGATTATCTTTGGAGGTGCACCCTCTTTGAGAGCCCGCAGTGTACACTTGTCGCTGATTGGTTGGCGTTCCTGGTTAATGGCACGCGACTATGGATGTAGTTATAAAGAGTCCTCGCGTGCCATACTTCAGTTGAACTAACACTTGACCATCCAAAAGACAGCCAACAAGCAAACTCGCTGTTACTGGGCAACACGAAAAGACAACTACAAAAATGGACACTGTCTTGGATCCGTTTACCGGGCTGGACTCCTTTTCCTCCCCTTACTTTGACGACGACGAGTTCTTTACAGATCAGTCCTCCAGAGACCACTTGGACACAGACGAGTTTTTAGATGACGATGTCGACTTTCTCACCAGTCATTTCCAAGATTACTACAAGGACAGCAGGACAACGCATGACGGGGACTACTGTGACATTGGCAACTTTTCCTTCTCGTCCTCATCTTCTACATTCTCGTATGGTTGCGCAGACAGCACTTCGGAACTCTCGCCCCAAATGGACGGAGAGGCCCCGCTACTGAAGAGGCGCAGGCGCATGAGATCTGATATGGAAATGCAACAGTTGCGGCATGCTGCCAACGTGAGGGAGCGACGGAGGATGCAGTCCATCAACGATGCCTTCGAAGGGCTCCGGTCACACATACCGACCCTGCCATATGAGAAGAGGCTCTCCAAAGTTGACACTCTGCGTCTTGCCATTGGCTACATTAACTTCCTCGCGGAGCTCGTGCAGTCTGACATGCCCATCCGTAACTCCAACAATGACGCACTGAGCCAACCCAAAAAAGTAATCATATGCCACAGAGGAACAAGTAAGTACAATTTACCTGACGATGATAATGATGATCACGGCGACGACGTAGTGGGTTCAGTAACACTATATTTGTGTACTTTAATTAATTGTTGTTTTATCGTTTGTCTCCCTCCCAGGACCTCCATCTCCAAGTGACCCTGACTATGGTCTGCCTCCCCTCGCGGGACACTCGCTGTCATGGACAGACGAGAAGCAGCTGAAAGATCAGAATATCATCAGAACAGCTAAAGTGTGGACCCCAGAAGACCCACGAAAACTCCACAGCAAATCGTCTTTGAAAAATATTGAAAACGAACCCCCATTCAGTTTAATAGCCTAAATGTTAtactttcatacacacacattgtaaatGTGAATTTAAGTTATCCATATAAATGGATCCATGCAATGCTACGTATGTTGGTGCTATGTATCTCGTTTAAATTGCTGTACATATTTATACGTTTTTTTAATTCAGGCAACTGGCAATCATGTagcaataatgtatttaaatgttttatgattacataatatatttgtatttaatgTTGATTAATAGGCTGTTGCAAGAACCAAAACATTTTTATATTGAGTTGTAAGATAATTTATATTTATATGCAATCTGCAAATAAATGCTCTTAATTATGAATACACGTTGATTGATggaccccaccccgccccctctttctctctcctcctcttccacgtaCACGTAGgctatacacagacacaaacaatcaCTGAAAGGACAAAAATTATTTGTAATTATGTAAGCAATCATAAATACATTACTAATACCTTACACATATTAAAAAATTTCAGGATCTATACAACTTCCTATACGAAACACTGTTGTTTATGACAGTTATGTCATGATTTAACTCAAAGGCTTAATTAGCCTATAGTACTTCATTTCTAAGTAGGCCTATGAGTATAGGGCTTGTTGGCTAATACAGGGAATACGGCAGGCTTTAGGCTGTCTATAATATTGCTTATCAAATCTTAAACTATGTACGTAATGCttaatttaattaatttaatcaAACATAAAAACGTATCAGACGAGGAAATATGTGTTAAAACCATAGATCATGTCGCCACGTAGCCTACTTAGTACAATTGGGGAACACTGTTTAAGGGGGCATGGCTAGAAACTGCTTGTCCTGCCAGGTGCTAATGGCCAGAATTTTCCCGTGGTAGCGGCATCCTTCCAACACAATCCCATGCCACGTTTACGTCAGGCTGATCCCAGTTTATGTGGAGGTAGCCCACATATATGCGATTGCCCAAACTCGCACACAGTCATAGAACTCGGAGCATTTTGCATTGCAACTTTTGGATTGCTGAGCAACATTTCAACGTGCTACAGTAAGGTATATAGGCTATTTTTTACCCTAGCAGGTTGGACTATATTTCTAATTAGATTATGGTTTCTACTGTTGATCATTTGTCATTAGCAATGATATTAGCCTAACAAAAacataaattataataatagtaACACCAATTCATCTTGGCTATTAATAATGCTGCTGATAGTCATTATCTTACTTGGCTAAATTACAACTTATTTTGTCATTATGGCACATTACATGTGTTTTTAACCTTCTTTTCATCATTTGTAAGGAGTTGATTTCTAATTTGATCTGCAGCTCAAGGGTTGAAGTGTTTCGTTGGTGTAGGCTATTTTTGCACCTCTAATTTCATCTCGCTGGTATCATCGCCTCATTACCGTTGCAGTTATCCGCCTTCTAGACACGACTCTGGAGAGCATGTAATCCGATTACATTCATTATGAAGTCAAATGTTAGCAAGTCAACCGAAATATAATAAAGAACCTAAGTCTTGTACGGGTTTCGTTCATATAGGGCAACATTTCAATTGATTTTAGTGAAGTTGCAAAGGACAATAAAACAACAGTAGCATCATTGTTTACTTTGCACCTCTTGCTATTGAGAGATAGCGCTTTTTGTGTGCAAGCACAGCACAAAACCCCTCAAAACTTCCTTTGGTGCAACACCAATCAAGCGGAAGGGACATGCTTAAACAGTGAAACGCTCGGGTCTCTTGTCACTCTATTCGGTCTTGGCAAGGCATTAAAGAACACCATTTACAGTCTGACAGGTTTTATTCCTTTTCTAAGTCCGCCTAAACCATTGGAGAACCATGCCAAGCTCCGGTTTGGTTCAGCATAATTTGGCGCAGCTGAAAGCGGCGTAAATTCACCACGTTTGGAGATCTCTGGCTACCTGTTGCAGACTGGCGAAGGTGCTTTGGTATGCGCGCAAGGAGAATTATGGTCAGATAATGTGTCAGGAGGATTAGTTAACAAAAGCCAGGCATACTTTATAAACTACAGTATACTACACATCCCTAGGTGGATATCATCGAATAAGAAAATGTCTGTCCACATGAATATATTTGGTAATCATTGACTTGAGTCTTGTTAATTTCATAAAACGTTATTGTTGTATTTGATTTCACATTTGAAAAGAAacatgaaaaatatttttttaacacaATTATAGGGCAAAACGGTTCAAATGTGCTTaaaaatcaacagtaaaatacgTTGCATCAGTCCGCAATAGCCTATACTTCTTTTGAAGCAGTAATAGAATAATTAATAATAGGCCTATAAAAGCAACATACTTTTTCCACAAACATTGACTTCAAGTTGTATGCCCAATGACGAGTGTATAAGACATATGCAAATATTATTCAATTATCCTAAATAACCGAAAGTATAATAATAGTCTCCAATCGTTTTAATGCTATAAGATCCGTATTGAGCTTATGGTAAAAACACTGGGAAGGACGCCTAACAAGATTCTCATAAGCTGCAAATCTGCTAATACTTGGATTATCGCGCTTTAAAATATGGACCCCAGAGTCTGTAAATCCCCTGAACTCCCGCGTTATTTTCATTAAGCTATCCCCACGGTGGCATCGGGGTACCAGCTGCGAGGTTGAACAAACACCAGTTGAATCTGCCCGACTATGTCAACTTCCTTGGGCAAATCACCCGCACACCAAGCGCCGAGACGTCCACTTGGGCATGAGGAGTTATATCTCGAAGTTTGCGCAAATAACAGGGGTTATACCACAACGATTGTCTTTTTTGAATGTTAGTTAAGCGTGGCTAGCCAACAGGTGTTAGGATTTGGCCCACAGAGAAGGGTAGCAGAGACCATGGAAGAAGGGAGTGCAAGGCTGCCAGAAACGCTTACTCGCTGTCCAGGCGCCTCGCCTTTACACGGCGTGGAGGCGCCTCACAATCCAAATGATATCTTTATTGCTACTCCCGTGTCCTGGGCTGTAACATATCCATCCCCGTCGAGGTTCTCTGGGATGCACCTGGTCTAAACTTGTTCTTTTTGTGCCTGGAGTCCTGGACAGCAGCTGCTTAAAACAAGCAAAGAGAGAGGCCCTTACAGTGTCTCCAAGACGTTTTGGCACGGCTTTCTCGTCTTTAATGTTCCATTAACCATTGTCTTTATACAATATGGGAACTGTAAAGCAAGACTTTTTGTTataataaaacacattttcaatGATACACCCGGATTGAATGCTCTGATACGAGCCAGCCAAACATTCAATCTCGTTTTGTTTCTCCGCAGGCAATTAGACCAGTCTTTTGCTGCGTCTTGATAAGCCAATTAAATTTATGTCTGCAAATTTTTCAAGTAGAGAAAGAACATGGTGCTGGGTCCTTGGGACATTTATTTTCTTTCCATCACCTGGCGTTCTCGGCTTTATTTACTGGgggaaatgtcaactgtttgaCATGTAGTACCATACGAGCTCTCACCATCCGGCCCCCGTTGTTTTATCTCGCTAATAACTCATTACCGGGAATTGACAAACCCACCATTTCATTTGCCTTGTGTCTCCCATATTTTGATCCGTAAGATTAAGCAGATGTTACGATTGAAACCTGAAAGCTCTAGGGCTACTCCTGTGTGAAAGAGAAAAGCGAAGTCCATGCTCAGTGAACAAAGAACCCGGGAGATGTTCAGAAAAACATTTACGACCAATAAACAGACTTCAACCTGCTCTATTTCAACCATTGTGTTGTTTGTGAATAATTAATGTTAATAGGAACAGGTTTGTGTACTCTCAATGCCAAGGCCACAGGTGCGTGGTGACAGCATGAATGACGTGCCAGATTTTTGCCAAACTCGAGGGCCCTTCTCGAGGGCCTTCAAGCTGATAGAAAATATTGTCATTTATTTAATTCACAGCATTACTTTCACTGAGGACAAAGAAGGATGATGAAAAGCTTATGCTGCAATCAAACACGACATGGTGGTCGCTTTGCTTcctgagagaatgggagagtcAATGCCCAGGCGCGCTATGGTTTGTGCGCAAGTACTCCATCTAAATCAAATAAAGGACCCTTTCCAACTTTTAAAAGACCGCGTTTTACCTTTATTAAAGCCTCGACGGCTGTATCCATTAAGCATATGGTGCCAAGGCACTAGTCTTTTGTACTCTAAACCCCTTGAGATGGTAACTTGTGTGCTTCTCAACTTGTGTGCCTCTCAATAGCCGAACTTGATCTGAGGCAACAAGTGTACCGAGGCGCGCGCGCAAAATGTTATACAGTATGTTTTTTGCTTTGTTTTTTACCCCAAAAAAGCATTGTGGCTCACTTTAAACAATAGCTTttaatacagaaaatacaatagTAAGTGTGGTTCACAATGTTTTTGTATAAAATATTA
This genomic window contains:
- the ptf1a gene encoding pancreas transcription factor 1 subunit alpha, producing the protein MDTVLDPFTGLDSFSSPYFDDDEFFTDQSSRDHLDTDEFLDDDVDFLTSHFQDYYKDSRTTHDGDYCDIGNFSFSSSSSTFSYGCADSTSELSPQMDGEAPLLKRRRRMRSDMEMQQLRHAANVRERRRMQSINDAFEGLRSHIPTLPYEKRLSKVDTLRLAIGYINFLAELVQSDMPIRNSNNDALSQPKKVIICHRGTRPPSPSDPDYGLPPLAGHSLSWTDEKQLKDQNIIRTAKVWTPEDPRKLHSKSSLKNIENEPPFSLIA